From Epinephelus lanceolatus isolate andai-2023 chromosome 5, ASM4190304v1, whole genome shotgun sequence, the proteins below share one genomic window:
- the rpgrip1l gene encoding protein fantom: MSTPLDETAADVPVRDLTVNLSRLAAVTDSSAYQNARARQDISRVSREELEDRFLRLHEEHQLLKQHVHKQDDKIKKLGTKLMRLVKDRGRMEQLAVGGGQSVSRVRDVEMEEMMEELQDKVRSLQSENEGLKQRLLVAKQQLINSQSRRPTPYGRVQSRVNTGLKKLRDDASSPSQTRPKSTRSLEGGGRPPTGLLPRFGHSLLEDARAEIRNLENVIELQRSHLEEMEGVSEQLREELRRKEAEYEERLLQVRQQQTSKLRSHINSNVTMIKLQKQLADRSNSVTELEGRFLQLQESQRTLKVSHDAAMLKVDELSAQLKDERLKSLDLEKQLQTSAISRLNMEQLQERISELEQERDLLKDNNEKLVNSAFDVSRQQKWQIQEQQLKLQIAQLETALKADLVDKNEILDKIKAERDSNEKLTEENKKLQLQFLEQKQQLEELNDRLKFYSRENEYDVAELTEALLLIKERKSQRSGDLGFLKEEQEGGGSSSESAIQELRAAHAETIQELEKTRNLLSVESNICKDYKAELDAVKKKMDSNRVESEQQLERQAALLDTRAAKIKKLEAQLRDIAYGTKTYVFKPDMTDEDEADEFNETLDLERGENLLELQIVSATLSPSTLEALGDVEPSTFCTYSFYLFELHSTPVVTGQRPKYGFTSKYVVSMDEQFLEYLHRQSVTVELHQALGLDWRTLATGQLRLQPLLEQDGKVHGTMPLVGTCDDARSFGSVDYWVRLRVPMTETIRLFKEKVKAVGYISTALSQDAQLQTAGGDWNELSITVGHCRDLKKSRGSQQPSPYVVYKFFDFPDYPTTTVHDCCDPVLNDLKSYCVSMDTDLDQYLKSEVLLFYVFDYKEEQMDAYMGKARVPLLSLAKDQPVTGVFELTDPSGLPAGHIEVTLKWKFTYVPPSGSIMTVKELIPTETEIKPEQDQHRVEDERKEKDVDETLQEEDKHRPHQPVSLPKVATSKAPLPKLRQRTHLKDGLTAKKVTFIDPSAAHDQVEDSGSAGVSAETHLPAERRDTLLPAVKVVTEATPAAQRTAREEDDEEESHVSEGQLVPASSQSYSDDSEISEEILQDVEEASAAREDQSESTQSDSDDCIVHGQTAGRKPSERVRVEVVSLSLKPESRVSRDDSVVRLFVEYSLLDLPTEETPLSLPKPLQGKSINYNYSKVVPVDAEKNGARRRLLRGVLQGRNPQMERIRFTVVSEPPEEEEQERECEDVGVAFLRIPEILERQRDLTETSLNVLDVEDSSEVVGSLTVSVEGLEALQAIMEEDDVELPSV, translated from the exons ATGTCCACTCCACTTGATGAGACAGCAGCAGATGTGCCTGTCAGAGACCTCACAGTGAACCTGTCCCGACTCGCAGCAg tgaCAGATTCATCTGCGTATCAAAATGCTCGGGCGCGACAGGACATCTCACGGGTGTCcagggaggagctggaggaccgGTTCCTGCGCCTCCATGAGGAGCACCAGCTCCTCAAACAGCATGTTCACAAACAGGATGACAAGATCAAGAA GCTGGGCACTAAGCTGATGAGGCTGGTGAAGGACCGTGGTCGTATGGAGCAGCTGGCGGTGGGTGGAGGTCAGTCGGTGTCCAGGGTGCGGGATGTGGAAATGGAGGAGATGATGGAGGAGCTGCAGGACAAAGTCCGGAGTCTGCAGTCAGAGAACGAGGGATTAAAACAGCGCCTCCTTGTGGCCAAGCAGCAGCTCATCAactctcagagcaggaggccgACGCCGTACGGTCGCGTCCAGTCACGAGTCAACACCGGGTTAAAGAAGCTGCGAGATGACgcttcctctccttctcagACACGACCAAAAA GTACCCGCagtttggagggaggtgggagaCCTCCGACCGGCCTCCTACCTCGATTTGGACACAGCCTGCTCGAGGACGCGAGGGCTGAGATCCGTAACCT AGAGAATGTGATCGAGCTCCAGCGCAGCCActtggaggagatggagggagtGTCGGAGCAGCTGAgggaggagctgaggaggaaGGAAGCAGAATATGAGGAGAGACTTCTGCAGGTCCGACAGCAGCAAACCTCCAAACTGAG GTCACACATCAACAGCAATGTGACAATGATCAAACTGCAGAAGCAGCTGGCTGACAGGTCCAACAGCGTCACAGAGCTGGAGGGACGATTTCTACAGCTGCAGGAG agtCAGAGGACGCTGAAGGTGAGTCATGATGCAGCGATGCTGAAGGTGGACGAGCTGTCGGCTCAGCTCAAAGATGAGAGGCTGAAGAGTTTGGACCTGGAGAAACAGCTGCAGACATCCGCCATATCCAGGCTGAACATGGAGCAG CTGCAGGAGAGGATCAGTGAGTTGGAGCAGGAGAGAGACCTGCTGAAGGACAACAACGAAAAACTGGTCAACAG tgcgtTCGATGTGTCTCGACAGCAGAAGTGGCAGATCcaggagcagcagctgaagcTACAGATCGCTCAGCTGGAGACGGCGCTGAAGGCTGACCTCGTCGACAAAAACGAAATCCTCGACAAAATCAAGGCTGAGAGAG ACTCAAATGAGAAGCtgacagaagaaaataagaaacttCAGCTCCAGTTTCTGGAACAGaagcagcagctggaggaacTCAATGATCGTTTAAAATTCTACAGCAGG GAGAACGAGTACGACGTAGCTGAACTCACAGAGGCGCTGCTGCTCATTAAG GAGCGTAAATCCCAGAGGAGTGGAGATCTGGGCTTCCtgaaggaggagcaggagggaggCGGCAGCAGCTCAGAGAGCGCCATCCAAGAGCTGCGAGCTGCTCACGCTGAAACCATCCAGGAGCTGGAGAAGACCAGAAACCTCCTCAGCGTGGAGAGCAACATCTGCAAAGACTACAAG GCGGAGCTGGATGCTGTGAAGAAGAAGATGGACAGTAACAGAGTGGAGAGTGAGCAGCAGCTGGAACGACAGGCCGCTCTGCTCGACACGAGAGCCGCCAAGATCAAGAAACTGGAAG ctcagctcagagaCATCGCCTACGGCACCAAAACCTACGTCTTCAAACCGGACATGACAGACGAAGATGAGGCAGATGAGTTTAATGAAACTCTTGACCTGGAGCGTGGAGAGAACCTTCTGGAGCTTCAGATAGTCAGTGCCACACTCTCTCCATCCACCCTGGAGGCTCTGGGTGACGTTGAACCCTCCACCTTCTGTACATACTCCTTCTATTTGTTTGAGCTGCACTCCACTCCGGTGGTGACAGGCCAGAGACCCAAATATGGCTTTACCTCTAAGTACGTGGTGAGCATGGACGAGCAGTTCCTGGAGTATCTGCACAGACAGTCTGTGACTGTGGAGCTACATCAGGCTCTGGGGTTAGACTGGAGGACGCTGGCCACCGGGCAGCTCCGTCTGCAGCCGCTGCTGGAGCAGGACGGAAAAGTTCATGGCACCATGCCACTGGTCG GTACGTGTGATGACGCTCGGTCCTTTGGCTCTGTGGATTACTGGGTGAGGCTGAGGGTCCCGATGACAGAGACCATCCGCCTGTTTAAAGAGAAGGTGAAGGCTGTGGGCTACATCAGCACTGCTCTGAGCCAAGACGCACAG CTGCAGACAGCCGGCGGCGACTGGAACGAACTCTCCATCACAGTTGGACACTGCAGAGACCTGAAGAAGTCCAGAGGTTCCCAGCAGCCGAGCCCCTACGTGGTCTACAAGTTCTTTGACTTCCCCGACTACCCGACCACCACTGTCCACGACTGCTGCGACCCCGTTCTCAACGACCTCAAGTCCTACTGCGTCTCGATGGATACGGATCTGGACCAGTACCTGAAGTCTGAGGTGCTTCTGTTCTACGTGTTTGACTACAAAGAGGAGCAGATGGATGCGTACATGGGGAAGGCCAGAGTGCCTCTGCTGTCACTGGCCAAGGACCAGCCCGTCACTG GTGTGTTTGAGCTGACCGATCCCTCTGGACTCCCCGCCGGACACATTGAAGTGACGCTGAAGTGGAAGTTCACGTACGTCCCTCCATCAGGCTCCATCATGACTGTTAAAGAGTTAATcccaacagagacagaaatcaaACCAGAGCAGGACCAACACAGAGTGGAGGAcgagaggaaagagaaagatgTTGATGAGACACTGCAGGAGGAAGACAAACACCGTCCTCATCAGCCCGTCTCGCTTCCTAAGGTCGCTACGTCGAAG GCTCCGCTGCCAAAACTCAGACAGAGGACGCACCTAAAGGACGGACTGACGGCCAAAAAGGTCACATTCATAGATCCCTCAGCTGCACATGACCAG GTTGAGGATAGCGGCTCAGCAGGTGTGTCTGCAGAGACACACCTGCCTGCAGAGAGAAGAGACACATTATTACCTGCTGTAAAG GTCGTGACAGAGGCGACTCCAGCTGCTCAGCGCACCGCAAGGGAAgaggatgatgaagaagagTCTCACGTCTCCGAAGGTCAGCTGGTCCCAGCCAGCTCTCAGTCCTACTCCGACGACTCTGAAATCTCCGAGGAAATTCTCCAAG ATGTTGAGGAGGCCTCAGCAGCCAGAGAGGATCAGAGTGAATCGACTCAGTCCGACAGCGATGACTGCATTGTTCACGGGCAGACCGCGGGGAGGAAG CCGTCAGAGAGAGTGCGGGTGGAGGTGGTGTCTCTGAGCCTGAAGCCAGAGTCTCGGGTGTCCCGGGATGACAGCGTGGTGCGTCTTTTTGTTGAGTACTCTCTGCTGGACCTGCCCACAGAGGAAACCCCCCTGTCCCTCCCCAAACCCCTCCAAGGCAAGAGCATCAACTACAACTACAGCAAAG